From a single Populus trichocarpa isolate Nisqually-1 chromosome 17, P.trichocarpa_v4.1, whole genome shotgun sequence genomic region:
- the LOC7495965 gene encoding ABC transporter B family member 19 has product MAETTEANRPSLPEAEKKKEQSLPFYQLFSFADKYDWLLMISGSIGAIIHGSSMPVFFLLFGEMVNGFGKNQSDLYKMTHEVSKYALYFVYLGIVVCLSSYAEIACWMYTGERQVSTLRKKYLEAVLKQDVGFFDTDARTGDIVFSVSTDTLLVQDAISEKVGNFIHYLSTFLAGLVVGFVSAWRLALLSVAVIPGIAFAGGLYAYTLTGLTSKSRESYAQAGIIAEQAIAQVRTVYSFVGESKALSSYTDAIQNTLKLGYKAGMAKGLGLGCTYGIACMSWALVFWYAGVFIRNGQTDGGKAFTAIFSAIVGGMSLGQSFSNLGAFSKGKAAGYKLMEIIKQRPSITQDAVDGKCLAEVNGNIEFKSVTFSYPSRPDVIIFRDFSIFFPAGKTVAVVGGSGSGKSTVVSLIERFYDPNQGQVLLDNVDIKTLQLRWLRDQIGLVNQEPALFATTILENIRYGKPDATMDEVEAATSAANAHSFITLLPNGYNTQVGERGVQLSGGQKQRIAIARAMLKNPKILLLDEATSALDASSESIVQEALDRLMIGRTTVVVAHRLSTIRNVDTIAVIQQGLVVETGTHEELIAKAGAYASLIRFQEMVRNRDFANPSTRRSRSSRLSHSLSTKSLSLRSGSLRNLSYSYSTGADGRIEMISNAETDRKNPAPDGYFCRLLKLNAPEWPYSIMGAVGSVLSGFIGPTFAIVMSNMIEVFYYRNPASMERKTKEYVFIYIGAGLYAVVAYLIQHYFFSIMGENLTTRVRRMMLAAILRNEVGWFDEEEHNSSLVAARLATDAADVKSAIAERISVILQNMTSLLTSFIVAFIVEWRVSLLILATFPLLVLANFAQQLSLKGFAGDTAKAHAKTSMIAGEGVSNIRTVAAFNAQGKVLSLFCHELRVPQLHSLRRSQTSGLLFGLSQLALYGSEALILWYGAHLVSKGVSTFSKVIKVFVVLVITANSVAETVSLAPEIIRGGEAVGSVFSILERSTKIDPDDSEAEPVESLRGEIELRHVDFAYPSRPDVPVFKDLNLRIRAGQSQALVGASGCGKSSVISLIERFYDPMAGKVMIDGKDIRRLNLKSLRLKIGLVQQEPALFAASIFDNIAYGKDGATEAEVIEAARAANVHGFVSALPDGYKTPVGERGVQLSGGQKQRIAIARAVLKDPAILLLDEATSALDAESECVLQEALERLMRGRTTVLVAHRLSTIRGVDSIGVVQDGRIVEQGSHSELVSRPDGAYFRLLQLQHHHI; this is encoded by the exons ATGGCAGAAACCACAGAAGCTAATAGACCATCATTGCCAGaagcagagaagaagaaagagcaaAGCTTGCCATTCTATCAGCTTTTCTCATTTGCTGACAAATATGATTGGTTACTTATGATCTCTGGTAGCATAGGAGCCATTATTCATGGCTCTTCAATGcctgtttttttcctcttgtttGGTGAAATGGTTAATGGGTTTGGCAAGAACCAATCTGATTTGTATAAAATGACTCATGAAGTCTCCAAG TACGCTCTCTATTTTGTGTATCTTGGTATTGTTGTGTGCCTATCATCCTATGCAG AGATTGCATGCTGGATGTACACTGGAGAAAGGCAAGTGAGTACATTGAGAAAGAAGTATTTAGAAGCAGTTTTGAAACAAGATGTTGGATTCTTTGACACAGATGCTAGAACTGGGGATATTGTCTTTAGTGTCTCAACTGACACCCTTCTTGTCCAAGATGCCATTAGTGAGAAG GTGGGGAATTTTATACATTATTTATCTACATTTTTAGCCGGGCTAGTGGTTGGTTTTGTGTCCGCGTGGAGGCTGGCATTGCTAAGTGTAGCAGTGATACCAGGAATAGCTTTTGCTGGGGGTTTGTATGCTTATACTCTCACTGGACTCACGTCCAAGAGCCGTGAATCTTATGCGCAGGCCGGTATAATTGCTGAGCAG GCTATTGCGCAAGTTCGGACAGTTTACTCTTTTGTTGGTGAGAGCAAAGCCCTGAGTTCTTATACAGATGCAATACAAAACACGTTGAAGCTTGGATACAAGGCTGGAATGGCCAAAGGTTTGGGGCTGGGATGTACCTATGGAATAGCATGCATGTCATGGGCCCTTGTATTCTGGTATGCTGGTGTTTTTATCAGGAATGGACAGACCGATGGAGGGAAAGCATTCACGGCCATTTTCTCTGCAATTGTTGGTGGCAT GAGTCTGGGCCAGTCGTTTTCTAATCTTGGTGCATTTAGCAAAGGTAAAGCAGCTGGATACAAATTGATGGAGATTATCAAGCAAAGGCCTTCCATAACTCAAGATGCCGTAGATGGGAAATGCCTGGCTGAGGTTAACGGAAATATAGAATTCAAGAGTGTAACATTCAGTTACCCATCCAGGCCAGATGTTATTATATTCCGTGATTTCTCAATCTTCTTTCCTGCTGGAAAGACCGTTGCTGTTGTTGGTGGCAGTGGATCAGGAAAAAGCACTGTTGTCTCTCTAATAGAGAGATTTTATGATCCTAATCAGG GGCAAGTTTTGCTGGATAACGTGGACATAAAAACCTTGCAATTAAGATGGCTACGTGATCAGATTGGGTTGGTGAACCAAGAACCTGCACTGTTTGCAACTACTATACTCGAGAACATACGATATGGAAAGCCTGATGCAACAATGGACGAAGTGGAAGCTGCCACTTCTGCTGCAAATGCTCATAGCTTCATTACTTTGCTTCCTAATGGATACAACACTCAG GTGGGAGAGCGAGGAGTCCAACTCTCAGGTGGCCAGAAACAGAGGATTGCAATTGCTAGAGCTATGTTGAAGAACCCGAAGATCCTGCTTCTTGATGAAGCAACCAGTGCTCTTGATGCAAGTTCTGAGAGCATTGTTCAAGAAGCATTAGACCGCCTCATGATTGGAAGAACAACTGTAGTTGTTGCGCATCGACTCTCCACCATTAGAAATGTTGATACGATTGCAGTTATTCAGCAAGGGCTAGTTGTTGAGACAGGAACCCATGAAGAACTCATTGCCAAAGCAGGAGCATATGCTTCTCTAATCCGATTCCAAGAAATGGTGAGAAATAGAGACTTTGCTAACCCATCCACTCGCCGGTCACGCTCATCACGACTAAGCCATTCACTTTCAACAAAGTCTCTAAGCTTGCGGTCTGGCAGTTTACGAAACTTGAGCTATTCATACAGCACTGGTGCTGATGGCCGTATTGAGATGATCTCAAATGCTGAAACTGACCGTAAAAACCCCGCACCTGATGGCTATTTCTGCAGGTTGCTAAAGCTGAATGCTCCTGAATGGCCTTATTCGATAATGGGTGCTGTAGGATCCGTGCTTTCTGGGTTTATAGGTCCAACCTTTGCTATTGTGATGAGCAATATGATTGAAGTTTTCTACTATAGAAACCCGGCCTCCATGGAAAGGAAGACAAaagaatatgtttttatatacatTGGTGCTGGTCTTTATGCTGTCGTTGCATACTTGATTCAGCATTACTTCTTCAGCATTATGGGAGAGAACCTCACTACAAGAGTGAGGAGGATGATGCTTGCGG CAATTTTGAGGAATGAAGTTGGATGGTTCGATGAAGAAGAGCATAACTCAAGCCTAGTTGCAGCTCGATTAGCTACCGATGCTGCAGACGTAAAATCTGCAATAGCTGAGAGGATATCCGTCATACTACAAAACATGACTTCTCTCCTCACTTCATTCATAGTTGCTTTCATAGTAGAATGGAGGGTCTCCCTTCTCATTTTAGCCACCTTCCCTCTTCTCGTCCTCGCCAACTTTGCCCAG CAACTCTCTCTCAAAGGATTTGCTGGAGACACAGCCAAGGCCCATGCAAAGACTAGCATGATTGCTGGTGAGGGGGTGAGCAATATCCGAACTGTTGCAGCCTTCAATGCCCAAGGCAAGGTCCTCTCTCTGTTCTGCCATGAGCTTCGTGTTCCGCAGCTTCATAGCCTACGTCGAAGTCAAACTTCTGGCCTCCTCTTTGGCCTCTCTCAGCTTGCTCTTTATGGTTCTGAAGCTCTTATTCTGTGGTACGGTGCTCACCTTGTTAGCAAAGGGGTTTCCACATTCTCAAAGGTCATTAAGGTTTTCGTGGTACTGGTCATCACAGCTAATTCAGTTGCAGAAACTGTTAGTCTTGCCCCTGAGATTATTAGGGGTGGCGAAGCTGTTGgttctgttttttcaattttggaaCGTTCTACTAAGATTGACCCTGATGATTCTGAGGCTGAGCCTGTTGAATCACTTCGTGGGGAAATTGAACTTAGACATGTTGATTTCGCATACCCTTCTCGACCTGATGTGCCTGTGTTCAAGGACTTGAACCTTAGAATCCGAGCTGGCCAAAGCCAGGCCCTTGTTGGTGCTAGTGGGTGTGGAAAAAGTTCAGTGATCTCGTTGATTGAACGATTCTATGATCCTATGGCGGGGAAGGTTATGATTGATGGGAAGGATATTCGACGATTGAATTTGAAGTCTCTTAGGCTTAAAATTGGATTGGTGCAACAAGAGCCAGCGCTATTTGCAGCAAGCATTTTCGATAACATTGCCTATGGAAAAGACGGTGCAACTGAAGCTGAAGTAATTGAAGCCGCTCGAGCTGCCAATGTGCACGGGTTTGTTAGTGCATTGCCTGATGGATATAAAACGCCAGTTGGTGAGAGAGGAGTTCAGCTGTCTGGGGGTCAAAAACAAAGAATCGCAATAGCTAGGGCTGTTCTTAAGGACCCAGCAATCCTACTACTGGATGAGGCTACAAGTGCACTTGATGCCGAATCAGAATGTGTGCTACAAGAAGCACTCGAGAGGCTAATGAGGGGCCGAACCACAGTGCTTGTGGCTCATCGTTTATCCACCATTAGAGGGGTGGATAGCATTGGAGTTGTGCAGGATGGGCGGATTGTGGAGCAAGGCAGCCATTCCGAACTGGTTAGCCGGCCCGACGGGGCTTACTTTAGACTTTTGCAGCTACAGCACCATCACATATGA